Sequence from the Cuniculiplasma divulgatum genome:
TCTCCCACATTGCAGGGTATTCCATCGGGGGCGAGAAAACCGGAATACGGGATGCCAGGATCACACCACATTACGTATTCCTGGATCCGGAGCCGGCCATGGAAACCCCCCAAAAATTATGGAGGACATCGGGCATAAGGGCACTGGATCATGTCATTGAAACAGTGGTATCAAATTTCAGCAGTGAACCTGCCCGTATAATGGCCAGAGAGGCAATGAGAAAGATATTCATCAATCTCCACGGAGATACATTGCCGGAAAAGCATGAATGTCAGCTGGCGGCATGGTACTCGTATTTTGAAGTGTTCGACGTGCCATTCGGCCTGAGCCACCTCATTGGCAGAGTCATTGGCGCAAAGTGGGAGATACCGCATGGGGTTACCAGCTGTATAACCCTTCCCGCAGTCCTCAGGCATTACGTGGAAGTGAATCCTGAGCCACTGGCACTCATGGGATCATGGCTTGGACTTTCCGCATCAGATAATAGGGAACTGGCATTGCAGTTTGCAAGAACGGTGGAAAGCTTCATCAGGGGTCTTGGATTTGTCCCACGCCTTGGTGACTACGGGATAACCCGTGACGATTTCAAATATATTGCGGGAAAGATTAATGCTCCTGGCAGCGAAGTTCTTGAAGTCCTGGAAGACATGATCTGAAAGAGGCGGCAACCTCAGAGAAGAGTCGCTTCCATGAGGCCTGATTTCTGGGACTTTTCCCTTACAATATTGATCTGGTCAAACTTTGTGATGCTGATCTCCATAAGAGGTATCGCAGTGCCAGAAAAGAAGTGTCCTCCGACCATTATGTGGTCAGCTCCGGCACCCGAGCAGTGGATATGAAACCTGGGCTCCACAGAGGCAATGCTTCCATGAAACACAACCATCTCAAGTGGGCCTTCGTACGTTTTGCGTATGTACTCAGTCCCGGTGTAATAACCGATTTCCAGGTTTTTTGCGGCTCCCAGCCCCCACTCTATTTCACCTGAACTGATATGATACTTCTCAAGAACAGAATTGAGACAATCCCGAATGTCTTCGCCGTATTCAATTTTAAGAAAGATCTTGTTTCCTTCGGATTTAGACTGCATGGTTCCAGTAACGTCTTTATGGATAAAAAACTGATACAGAAATAAGCTGTGAATATACATTCTGTGATATAATCTGTGAATTATAATAACTGAATGTTTGATGCCGCAGGATATTGATAACACTGATCATATTCAGGTGGCACTGCCATCAGTTCCCATGCTGTAGAACACAGACCACCTGCCATTTTCCCTGGTAACTCCCAGGATGGAGCAGTTCCTGAATCTCACAACCCCATCGGCCGCGCCTATGTTGCTCTGGTAGAAACCGCGCATGAATCCGCCATGGGTAACCACCAGAATCCTCCTGCCCTCATATTCCCTGTAAATGCTGTCAACTGTCCTGTTTATCCTCTCAAGAAACGCTGGAAGTGTTTCCACTCCCGGCAGGCCGTCGATGGAGTCCGAGAGTATGGTGGTCATTTCAATTTTGAAGCGTTCCCTGATTTCATTACTTGTCAATCCCTCAATGACTCCGCCTGTACGTTCCCTGAGATCATCACATGTCCTGAAATCCAGGGGATGGACTTTCTTCATGATGATCTCCGCAGTCTGGACAGTTCGCTTCATTGGGCTTGAAATTATGACATCCGGTGAAAGAGATGCGATTATGGGAACAACGGCGGATACCTGTTCAATTCCCTCCTGGCTCAGATCCTCATCAATGGAGCACTGCCATACACCAAGCTTATTCGATTCTGTGACGGCGTGCCTCAGGAAGAAAATCAGGGTCTTCAACAGTTCATAATTGAACTGTCATATATTTCTGTTGGCACTGTCCGAAAGGCCGAGCCAGAACTTCTCCTCAAGGTCCAGTATTCCCTTTGCTCCCTCCATGAATTTCTTTCTGGCAACTGGATCATCAGCATGCTGTCCCAGCACATTTTCCATTGCCTCCTCATGATGTTCTTCCAGCTCCCGGTGGAATGTGAAATACTTGAGATCAATGCTGGAATATTCCGGATGTTTCTGCATCCATATCTTCATCCCGGCAAGGATCTTGTCCCACATTGGTATTGCCATGTTCTCAAGCCCGAATTCCGCCCCAAGAGCCTGGAAGTGATCTCCGGCGAAGTAGTTCCGCATGCCGTCAAGCCATGCCTTTGTGCTGGGAAGCTGCCTGCTTCCAACAAGATCCATGGGTTCCATTTTCAGGCTTCTCAGGTACGATCTGTAAAGGAGTTCGTGCCTTTTCCGGGGGTCATCGTCACCAAGTTCGGACACAAGGATTGTGGTGAGGTTAGCTGCATCATCCTCGTCAGGCGTATTTACCAGCAGCACGGAAAGTATTGACGGCCACTCCCTTGTAAAGTGGTAAAATTCCCTGGAAAACCTCATGAATTCATCCCTGGAAATATCCCCACGCGCAAACCTGTCAATAAATTCGTTGTTGGTTGCGCTGTGCTTCTTCACAAAGTTGTATGTTTCCCTGTAGAAGTTATTGTCTTC
This genomic interval carries:
- a CDS encoding iron-containing alcohol dehydrogenase, yielding MVQMRFNYLPIRRVYHGTGVLRELPELLKELGTRKVMVMSSSSVSKTVFYGDLLSEIPGDYAEFREVTQHSPMEEIEHATELMRNRNCDTILSVGGGSVQDAAKVVRYYYDIEAPQIAVPTTLSAAEFSHIAGYSIGGEKTGIRDARITPHYVFLDPEPAMETPQKLWRTSGIRALDHVIETVVSNFSSEPARIMAREAMRKIFINLHGDTLPEKHECQLAAWYSYFEVFDVPFGLSHLIGRVIGAKWEIPHGVTSCITLPAVLRHYVEVNPEPLALMGSWLGLSASDNRELALQFARTVESFIRGLGFVPRLGDYGITRDDFKYIAGKINAPGSEVLEVLEDMI
- a CDS encoding DUF296 domain-containing protein — translated: MQSKSEGNKIFLKIEYGEDIRDCLNSVLEKYHISSGEIEWGLGAAKNLEIGYYTGTEYIRKTYEGPLEMVVFHGSIASVEPRFHIHCSGAGADHIMVGGHFFSGTAIPLMEISITKFDQINIVREKSQKSGLMEATLL
- a CDS encoding histidine phosphatase family protein; this encodes MKTLIFFLRHAVTESNKLGVWQCSIDEDLSQEGIEQVSAVVPIIASLSPDVIISSPMKRTVQTAEIIMKKVHPLDFRTCDDLRERTGGVIEGLTSNEIRERFKIEMTTILSDSIDGLPGVETLPAFLERINRTVDSIYREYEGRRILVVTHGGFMRGFYQSNIGAADGVVRFRNCSILGVTRENGRWSVFYSMGTDGSAT
- a CDS encoding iron-containing redox enzyme family protein, with translation MMKEDNNFYRETYNFVKKHSATNNEFIDRFARGDISRDEFMRFSREFYHFTREWPSILSVLLVNTPDEDDAANLTTILVSELGDDDPRKRHELLYRSYLRSLKMEPMDLVGSRQLPSTKAWLDGMRNYFAGDHFQALGAEFGLENMAIPMWDKILAGMKIWMQKHPEYSSIDLKYFTFHRELEEHHEEAMENVLGQHADDPVARKKFMEGAKGILDLEEKFWLGLSDSANRNI